GTTCCGTACTCAACCTGAACACGAAGAATGGGTTCGTGAATCCACAGCGTGTACAGACGATCCTGAGTCTGCTCACCTCAACATCAACTTCATACATTTTGCTTGCTTCACTCGATACATCAAGACGTAACCTGGCTCTCCACGGTCGTGAGATTGCACAGAAGGCGATTGAACTAGCTGAATTTGCCAGACGTTCGATTAACGATATGGATGGCCTGTATTGCTTCGGTAGAGAGCTGCTGGGTACAGAAGCGACCTTCAACTATGATCCAACCAAAGTAACGATCCATGTTCGCCATCTGGGCATTACAGGGTATGAGACAGAGAACTGGCTGCGTGAACATTACAACATCGAGGTTGAACTTAGTGATATGTACAATATTCTGTGTCTCATTACGCCAGGAGATACGGATAATAGTGTGGATATCTTGCTGAACGCTTTGCAGGATCTCTCCCGTACCTATTATCAAGTGAACCCTGCCCATGAACTGGTGGTTAAAGTTCCGGATATTCCACAGTTGATGCTGACTCCACGTGATGCATTCTACGGTGATACCGAAGTGATTCCGTTTAAGGAATCCGCAGGACGTATTATCTCGGAATTCATCTATGTCTATCCGCCAGGAATTCCGATCCTGTTACCGGGTGAGGTTATCACCCAGGAAAACATCGACTACATCATCGATCATGTCGAAGTTGGATTACCCGTCAAAGGACCCGAAGATCGCAGCGTAACCAACGTTAAAGTGATCGTGGAAGCCGATGCCATTTTCTAGAACAACCTCCTTGCGCTGTGCAGGGGATAAACTTAAAGGACCAAGCCCTAGCTTGGTCCGTTTTTATTTTATGGGACAAGCGAGTTTGCATTTTCCCGTCTATTTCGTCGTTCAAACCGGTGGTGTAAATGCTCGTATACCTCTTAAAAAACAAACAAAAGGCCCCCTGAGATCAAGGAGCCTTCATGTTATGTTCCAAAAGAATGACTATTCTTGTGATGCAACGAGTTCGTTGTAAGCCGCTTCAACGCGGTTCCACTCTTCTTCGTCTTCAATATTGTAGAG
This Paenibacillus xylanexedens DNA region includes the following protein-coding sequences:
- a CDS encoding aminotransferase class I/II-fold pyridoxal phosphate-dependent enzyme, translated to MNHHRTPLFTALKNHAALNPVQFHIPGHKKGLGADTEFREFIGDNAFSIDLINIAPLDDLHQPTGVIQEAQILAADAFGADYTYFSVQGTSSAIMTMILSVCSPGDKIIVPRNVHKSVLSAIIFSGAKPVFVSPSQDANLGIDHGVTTQSIRRALERHPDAKALLVINPTYYGVVTDLKEIVELAHSYQVPVLVDEAHGVLIHFHEDLPLSAMAAGADMAATSVHKLGGSMTQSSVLNLNTKNGFVNPQRVQTILSLLTSTSTSYILLASLDTSRRNLALHGREIAQKAIELAEFARRSINDMDGLYCFGRELLGTEATFNYDPTKVTIHVRHLGITGYETENWLREHYNIEVELSDMYNILCLITPGDTDNSVDILLNALQDLSRTYYQVNPAHELVVKVPDIPQLMLTPRDAFYGDTEVIPFKESAGRIISEFIYVYPPGIPILLPGEVITQENIDYIIDHVEVGLPVKGPEDRSVTNVKVIVEADAIF